The Gilliamella apicola genome window below encodes:
- the mrdB gene encoding peptidoglycan glycosyltransferase MrdB (rod shape-determining protein RodA), which produces MSNIKKSFWQKIHIDPLFFLFITLLLGYSLYILWSATGQDIDMIEKRVIQIVLGFIVMIVFAQFSPRTYEAWAPTLYVICIVILLLVDIFGYTSKGAQRWLDLGILRFQPSEIAKIAVPLMVAKFIHRDGCPPPLKTTLQTLAIIGVPTLLVAMQPDLGTAILIVMSGIFIIFLAGIDWRFILVAVVLIAAFLPIMWFFLMHDYQRLRVLMLFNPELDPSGAGYHIIQSKIAIGSGGIWGKGWLSGTQSQLEFLPERHTDFIFSVIAEEFGFVGTIVLLILFLCLIIRGLIIASQAQTTFGRTLSGGLILVFFVYVFINIGMVSGILPVVGVPLPLISYGGSSLVVLMASFGIMMSIHTHRYMLSKNI; this is translated from the coding sequence ATGAGTAATATCAAAAAATCTTTTTGGCAAAAGATACATATTGATCCACTATTTTTTCTATTTATTACTTTATTACTTGGCTACAGCCTCTATATTCTTTGGAGTGCAACAGGTCAAGATATCGATATGATTGAAAAACGCGTCATTCAAATCGTATTAGGTTTTATTGTGATGATTGTATTTGCACAGTTTTCACCTAGAACATATGAAGCATGGGCGCCAACACTGTATGTAATCTGTATTGTTATATTACTATTAGTGGATATTTTTGGGTATACCAGTAAAGGGGCACAGCGTTGGTTAGATTTGGGTATTTTACGCTTTCAACCTTCTGAAATTGCCAAAATAGCTGTGCCATTAATGGTGGCAAAATTCATCCATCGTGATGGTTGTCCGCCACCACTAAAAACAACTTTACAGACATTGGCTATTATTGGTGTACCTACCTTACTTGTAGCGATGCAACCTGACTTAGGTACGGCTATTTTAATTGTCATGTCTGGTATTTTTATTATTTTTTTAGCTGGAATCGATTGGCGATTTATTCTGGTTGCTGTTGTTTTAATTGCTGCTTTTTTACCAATTATGTGGTTTTTCTTAATGCATGACTATCAGCGACTTCGGGTTTTAATGTTATTTAATCCTGAACTCGATCCTAGTGGCGCTGGTTATCATATCATCCAGTCGAAAATAGCGATTGGTTCGGGAGGGATCTGGGGTAAAGGTTGGCTTAGTGGCACTCAATCACAATTAGAATTTTTACCTGAAAGACATACCGATTTTATTTTTTCGGTTATTGCTGAAGAATTTGGTTTTGTTGGCACAATTGTTCTACTTATTCTATTTTTATGTTTAATTATACGTGGATTAATTATTGCTTCACAAGCTCAAACAACCTTTGGTAGAACCTTATCTGGCGGGCTAATTTTAGTCTTTTTTGTGTATGTGTTTATTAATATTGGTATGGTCAGTGGAATCTTACCAGTAGTTGGTGTACCATTACCGCTAATAAGTTATGGTGGCTCTTCTTTAGTCGTTTTAATGGCAAGTTTTGGCATTATGATGTCTATTCATACACATCGATACATGTTATCTAAAAACATTTAA
- the mrdA gene encoding penicillin-binding protein 2 — translation MSSNNKKSNIRDHSAETNLFLRRALFAFIVIILLLLILLVNLADLQIANFSYYSTKSNNNRIEIIPIPPSRGMIYDRNGTPLAINNITYQLNIIPDKVKNLNEQFEQLKAIVDLTDEDIENFQKERRNYKAHRPVPLKDNLTQQQIAHFVVDQHRFPYVSIVGIQHRYYPYEASLTHIIGYISKINSQDKQRLEEENKSSNYVATFNIGKMGIEKYYEDVLHGIPGYEKVEVNSRGRIVNQINQHPPQAGEDIYLSINLKLQLYIEQLLAGRKAAVVAIDPNNGEILALVSSPTYDSNPFVGGISSDKYKALLNDPNKPLYNRALLGSYPPASTVKPYIAIAALSEGVVTPKSVVNDPGWWQLPGTERRYRDWLKWGHGKVDVLKAIEESVDTYFYQVAYDMGIDRLKAWMTKFGFGERTGIDISTNEESRAVMPSREWKIQRHKKSWLQGDTIPVGIGQGYWTATPIQMAKALTILINNGKTYTPHFLLYKKSDILNSNEQQPIINPEKYLENNSLSDVNPNYWALAKEGMYRVMFGSRGTARKIYADAKYQAAGKSGTAQVYGLKVDEVYNAHKIPEHLRDHALFVAYAPYDKPKIALAIVLENGGGGSSNGGAVARKILDFYLLGNNSTQLDESSPNTGTED, via the coding sequence ATCTCAAGTAACAACAAGAAAAGCAATATTCGTGATCACTCGGCAGAAACTAATTTATTTTTGCGACGAGCACTGTTTGCTTTTATTGTAATTATCTTATTATTATTAATTTTACTTGTTAACTTAGCTGATCTTCAGATTGCTAATTTTAGTTATTACAGTACTAAATCTAATAATAATCGTATTGAAATTATTCCTATTCCACCTAGCCGTGGTATGATTTATGATCGTAATGGTACACCACTGGCCATTAACAATATTACTTATCAACTTAATATTATTCCCGATAAAGTCAAAAACCTTAATGAACAATTCGAGCAGTTAAAAGCTATTGTTGATTTAACAGATGAAGATATCGAAAATTTTCAAAAGGAGCGCCGAAATTATAAGGCTCATCGTCCAGTCCCATTAAAAGATAATTTAACTCAACAACAGATAGCACATTTTGTTGTTGATCAACACCGCTTTCCTTATGTTTCCATTGTTGGGATACAGCATCGTTATTATCCATATGAAGCATCATTGACTCACATTATTGGCTATATTTCGAAAATTAACAGCCAAGATAAACAACGTTTAGAAGAGGAAAACAAAAGTAGTAATTATGTTGCTACATTTAATATCGGTAAAATGGGAATTGAAAAATATTATGAAGATGTATTACATGGCATTCCAGGTTATGAAAAAGTAGAAGTTAATAGTCGAGGACGAATCGTAAATCAAATTAATCAACACCCACCACAAGCTGGTGAGGATATCTATTTATCCATCAATCTTAAGTTACAACTTTATATAGAACAATTGTTAGCAGGACGTAAAGCTGCGGTAGTCGCTATTGATCCTAATAACGGTGAAATTTTAGCCTTGGTTTCAAGTCCTACTTATGATTCTAATCCATTTGTAGGAGGGATATCGAGTGATAAATATAAAGCCTTACTTAACGATCCTAATAAACCGCTTTATAACCGAGCGTTACTTGGTTCATATCCACCTGCTTCAACAGTAAAACCTTATATTGCTATTGCCGCTTTAAGCGAAGGTGTTGTTACACCAAAAAGTGTAGTTAACGATCCTGGATGGTGGCAATTACCAGGAACCGAGCGACGTTATCGAGATTGGTTAAAATGGGGACATGGAAAAGTCGATGTATTAAAAGCAATTGAAGAATCAGTTGATACCTATTTTTATCAAGTTGCTTATGATATGGGTATTGATCGCTTAAAAGCATGGATGACTAAATTTGGTTTTGGTGAAAGAACGGGAATAGATATTTCAACCAATGAAGAGAGTCGTGCTGTCATGCCAAGCCGTGAATGGAAAATACAACGACATAAAAAATCTTGGCTACAAGGAGATACAATTCCTGTAGGTATTGGTCAAGGTTATTGGACGGCAACCCCAATACAAATGGCAAAAGCATTAACGATATTAATCAACAATGGTAAAACCTATACCCCACACTTTTTATTATACAAAAAGAGCGATATATTAAACTCTAATGAGCAACAGCCAATAATTAATCCAGAAAAGTATTTAGAAAATAATAGTTTATCTGATGTTAATCCAAATTATTGGGCTCTCGCTAAAGAAGGCATGTATCGTGTTATGTTTGGTTCGCGGGGAACAGCACGTAAAATTTATGCTGATGCTAAATATCAAGCAGCAGGTAAATCAGGAACGGCACAAGTTTATGGGTTAAAAGTAGATGAAGTCTACAATGCCCATAAGATCCCTGAGCATTTACGTGATCACGCCTTGTTTGTTGCTTATGCACCTTATGATAAACCCAAAATTGCTTTGGCTATTGTGTTAGAAAATGGTGGTGGTGGAAGCTCAAACGGTGGTGCTGTGGCGCGAAAAATATTAGATTTTTACCTTCTTGGTAATAATTCAACGCAGTTAGATGAATCATCACCAAATACAGGGACTGAAGATTAA
- a CDS encoding PhoH family protein, whose translation MDIITHEIMLEPEDNKRLNSLCGPYDDNIKQLESRLGIEINHRGNLFVITGNAICVKAAKRILQSLYKHTKSRNKIVDIEAEQIHLAIKESGALEIISEHPLTYIHNQEGKLVMIKTKRGVIKPRTPNQAQYIAHILDYDITFGIGPAGTGKTYLAVAAAVDALEKQQVRRIVLTRPAVEAGEKLGFLPGDLSQKVDPYLRPLYDALFEMLGFEKVEKLIDKSVIEIAPLAYMRGRTLNDAFIILDESQNTTIEQMKMFLTRIGFNSKAVITGDITQIDLPRNQKSGLRHAIEVLSKVDEISFNFFNSDDVVRHPVVARIVNAYQKWEEQQQNAVKSI comes from the coding sequence TTGGATATTATTACACATGAAATAATGCTTGAACCAGAAGATAATAAGAGGCTTAATAGTCTTTGTGGTCCTTATGATGACAATATTAAACAACTTGAAAGTCGATTAGGTATTGAAATTAATCATCGGGGGAATCTATTTGTTATAACTGGTAATGCTATCTGTGTTAAAGCTGCAAAGCGTATTTTACAGTCACTTTATAAACATACCAAAAGTAGAAATAAAATTGTAGATATTGAAGCTGAGCAGATCCATTTAGCCATAAAAGAGTCAGGTGCACTCGAGATAATAAGTGAACACCCATTAACATATATTCATAACCAAGAAGGTAAGTTGGTTATGATTAAAACCAAGCGTGGTGTTATAAAACCACGAACCCCTAATCAAGCACAATATATTGCCCATATCTTGGATTATGATATCACTTTTGGTATTGGCCCAGCTGGAACGGGTAAAACTTATTTAGCTGTAGCTGCGGCTGTTGATGCGTTAGAAAAACAACAAGTTCGTCGAATTGTATTAACTCGTCCCGCCGTTGAAGCTGGCGAAAAACTTGGTTTTTTACCTGGCGATCTAAGTCAAAAAGTAGATCCTTACTTACGACCTCTTTATGATGCTTTGTTTGAAATGCTTGGTTTTGAAAAAGTTGAAAAGCTCATAGATAAAAGTGTAATTGAAATTGCACCTCTTGCTTATATGCGTGGACGTACACTTAATGATGCTTTTATCATCCTTGATGAAAGTCAAAATACGACTATTGAGCAAATGAAGATGTTTTTAACCCGTATCGGTTTTAATTCCAAAGCAGTAATAACGGGTGATATTACCCAAATAGATCTCCCTCGCAATCAAAAATCTGGCTTGCGTCATGCTATAGAAGTATTAAGTAAAGTTGACGAAATTAGTTTTAACTTTTTTAATAGTGATGATGTGGTTCGCCATCCAGTGGTTGCCAGAATCGTTAATGCTTATCAAAAATGGGAAGAACAGCAGCAGAATGCTGTTAAAAGTATTTAG